Part of the Leishmania infantum JPCM5 genome chromosome 34 genome, tgcacacaGTGCCGCACTTGCTtgctggtgccggcagcCTTGTGCCGGGCTTCCGCGACCGCGTGGTTGGGGAGCTGAAGGCACAGGATTCCTCCTACTTCCGCTATGAGCGGGATGGGGTGCTGAACGTGGCGCAGACCGCCGATGGTGCGTGGGTGGGGGCGTCCAtggccgcctccagctcgtcCTTTGAACCACTCTGGGTGACACGGGGGGAATGGGCTGAGGAGGGCGCCTCGGTGCTGTACCGCAAGCTCTTCTAGAGCGCGGTTTTCCATGGAGGCGCAtagcaaagagagagaataAACGAAAGAGCTGCGTGAACTCCTCACGGCGGACTCGTCCCCTCATCCCCACctccttctttccctctccgcaTCTTTCCGGCTGCTTCCCTGCGAATGTGTCAGACGGGGTACGAGGCCAAAACGAATGGCCCCTGTCGCTGTGCTTTCTAGAAGTGCGTGCTTGCCCTGTCGTCAGCATCTTCTGCCTTGTTGATTGTGCCGTGAAGAGGACGAAGATGCCATGACTGTGTTCCTTGTTGTTAGGTTGAACAACACAGAGTTCACTTTTGCCTGCTCATGTggagtgtgtgcgcacgcctGTGTCGGTGTATGCGGCACCtctacctttttttttttcgtatcTTATTCTTCTTAATCTGTCGTGCTCGGCCGCATGCCAGTTCTTGACATCTCGCGGAAGAATGACACTCTGACAAACGCTCGATATATATATCTATGAGTgctccgccgcgctgcccatCCTTCGTTGACGGTGTCTGCTCGTTTACCTGccgctgtttctctctcgatCGGAGAGTGTGTGCGTAATGCCGAATGAGCGGCCGACCGAAACCGGCGCAGTATGGGCGTCTGAAGCACAGTGCGAGCCCGGCGAGGTCGCAATGCGCCAAGCGGGCAGAGCGAAGCGGGGTGgtctcttttccttctccctcccttccttcccaCTAGGACTGAGACGTGCATGCTAGCcgcatcagctgctgctctccttcCGTCCCCGGCTGCGTGCGACTTACAGTGTGATGTGACACCCTATTCTCCTTCTTATCGCGGCCTTTCGTGTTTCTCCTTCGATTCTGCTTTCCGCTGctcgcccctctcctcccccttcccacaaccaaaaacaaaaatgTTGGGTCTGCCCCGTGCGGTGCGCGGAGGGacacgcgcgctcctccgACAACCTTTGCGCGCAGCGGTGAACCGTACTTCCGTCTTTGGAAGCCCTTCCTATCTTTCGTTcaagtcgccgccgccgccgtcttcccccctcccctcacgcACAACAACCGCGTTGGCCCACAAGCGGCCGACTCCAGCCCCTTTTTGTGGCGTGACGAAGCCTTTTCTGCATCACCGAAGAGACGTAATTTCAGCGGCTCCCGCGATGTCGCCGAGACGCACCGGGGCAGTCGCGGTGATGGAGCGCCGCAGTGAATGGCTGGCTTCGTTGCGCTCCACGTTGCCTCAGTTTAGCAAGCGTTCCGCCGCGCCACTGGAGCGTGGGCAAGCCGCTGCCATTCTCGGCTCTGCACCCCGACGCACTCTGGAAGAAGCCGTTAGCTCTCACAACACCACGTCCTCTTTGCTGTTGCCATCCCAGTGGCGTGAGCAGGCCACGCAGCGGCTCATCACCACCCTGCATGGCatcgtgccgccgctgcaggtgcagcagACAGATTATTTTCTCTGCTCCCTCATCCACCCCTCCTATGTGCAGGTGAGCACAATGCGCTGTGAGAGTGACGCGTTGCGCAGAAGGGTGCAGCAAGAGCTTCGTCGGACTGTCTGCATGCCGCTGGAGTTGACGATGACTGGATCCAAGAGtctgcgccttctgcggGAGTTGACCCACTACGTCGAGCaaggtgcggcagctgcagccgcatccGCACGGGCGAGAGCAACTCTACCGGCTGCGCCAGTAGCTGAAAAAAGCGAGGAGCGATATCCGTCGTGTGGGCCGGCGTCGTGGTCGTCTTACCCTCTCGATGCCTCGTGGCCAGAGCTGAACGGCGCAGACAGTACCGCATTTGTGCAGGCGTTCCGGCGGGCTGGGCTCGAGTCCCTTGTGCTCTACGACAAGAGCTTCTtcgctccctctccgacCTCTACGGATATCAATGGCACCGGATCTGCCGAGGTCTCCTtggccgccttcaccgcccTGTGCGGCAGCATTGAACTCGTCTCTGGGTGGTCCAGCTTGTTGCAGTTTGTGGACCGCGTGGCCGGCGAGCAGCGTGGCCTCGAACGCACTACTGACGACCACGAGTAGGAGGGTGgctgtgctggtgcgcgtgcggtggTACCGTCGCTTCGGCGTCCGCTTTTGTCCCTCTCTCATGCCGTTTGTTGTATGCCAGGCTGGTTTCATGCGCACCTTTCGCCGGCGGGGGTAGGAGAACGGACAGCATGGCACAGAGGAGTCATATCGCTTCCACGGCCAACGGCAATAATGGTCGCAGGAATGCGGCGGTGGGTGGACGCGCGCatgcgacgcggcggcaggacgCGGATCAAGGAATGAAAAGCATTACGTGCGCTTGCAGCGGCATGTTACACATGCCctgtgtgctgcggctgctccagTCATGAGTTTACGAGGACATGCGTGCTTCGGTGACGTTCCTGCGCGCTCTTCCGTAAGGCTGCAACCGTctgcctcttttctttcccgCGTACGTGCaccctctctcacacacacagagccgCCCGGTCTTTCCTGTCTAcacctttctctctcactTGTTGGCATCTCAACTCCGACTGTAAATCCGTGGCGCACAGGAGAGTGTTTCACTTTTCTCTACCCCAACTGCACttgctcgaggaggagcggcggcgctgcgcgctgctTGTTCGCCACATGCTACTGACCCCATcgcctcttcccttttcaATGTACTCCACACCTGTGCCCCCTTCCCTGTCCTTTCTATgttgctgcgcctccaccccCCTTCCTACAACTGTGCGCCTTACATCCGCACCCCCTCTTcatccgctgcagctgccgaacATCTCTGGGGCTGTTGACTGTGAGCCtcagggaagagagaaacacgAACCAAGTGAATCATGTTATCCCTCGATGCGAAGGTGGAGCAGTGGCTGGCCTGGGACCGTGATCCGGCTACGCGTCAGGTGATCGAATCCCTGGCAGCCGAGAAGGACACGGCGGAGCTGAGACGCCGCCTCGAGACGCGCATGAAgttcagcaccgccggccTGCGGTCTACCATGGGGGCCGGAAGCGCTCACATGAATCGTCTCACGGTGCTGCAGACGGCTCAGGGGCTGGCGGCGTACGTGAAGCAACAGTTCGCCCCCGCGGAGCTCTcgcgcggcgtcgtcatCGGCTACGATGGGCGACATCACAGCCGCGAGTTTGGCGAGATCACAGCCACTGTCATGCATCAGCAGGGCATCAAGACGTACCTGTACCGCCACTGCATCCCCACACCGTTTGTGCCGTACGGCGTCAGGTTCTTTAACGCGTTGGCCGGGGTGATGGTGACGGCCAGCCACAACCCCAAAGAGTACAACGGCTTAAAGGTGTATTGGTCGAACGGGGCGCAGATTGTCGCCCCGCTGGATGCGTCGATCGCCGCCAGCATCGAGGCGAACCTCACTCCTCTCGAGTCTTCGTGGGCCCCGTTCACCGCGACCGACCACGTAGACCCGTACGACGTCGTTTTCGAAGACTACTTCGCCACGCTGCGCTCCTCCTACGCCCCGGCCAGCGACGCGTCCGCCGTGCGCTTCACCTTCACCGCCATGCATGGTGTAGGGACCCGTTTCACGACGCATGGGCTTCGGCACGTGCTGGGGCTTCCTGCGTCGCACCTCAGTGTTGTGGCAGAGCAAGCCGAGCCGAACCCGGACTTCCCTACCGTGCGCTTCCCGAATCCGGAGGAGGGCCAGTCGGCGTTAGCCTTGTCCTTTGCAACAGCAGAGACCTACGGCGCTTCCGTCGTGCTTGCGAATGACCCGGATGCCGACCGcctcgccgtggcggagcgTCTTCCCAATGAGGAGGGGTGGCACATATTGACGGGCAACGAGATCGGTGCACTGCTGGGGTGGTGGGCAATGgagcgagcgcggcggcagggcaTCGCGCTCGAGCGCTGCCTGCTGATGTCGACTGTTGTCAGCTCGTGCATCCTCAAGACGATGGCGGccagggagggggcgcaaTACTCGGAGACACTGACGGGCTTCAAGTTTATGGGCAACAAGGCACTGGAGCGGAAGGCGTCGGAAGGGTTGCAGACGCTCTTTGCGTACGAGGAGGCTATTGGGTTCATGTGGGGCGAGCGGGTGATGGACAAGGACGGCGTGACGGCTGCGGTCGTTGTCGCCGACCTCGCCTGCTACCTCCggaaggagaggcggcgctcgctGGTGGAGCACCTGCAGAGCTTGTACCAGCAGTACGGCTACCATTTCACGCACAGCTCCTACATGATGATAGATGACCCGTCACGGACTAAGGTGCTCTTGCAGAGCATCCGTACTGCGGCTTCAGGGGATTACCCCTCTCAGGTGGCGGGGCGGCCAGTAACGCGCGTGGTAGACCTCGCGGCGCAGGTAGACACGGCTGCCCCGTCTCGACGGCCGTCTCTCGGCAAGACGCCCATGATCACCTTTCACGTGGGCGGCGGCATGAGCATCACTATtcgaggcagcggcacggagCCGAAGATCAAGTGGTACGCCGAGCTGGTGACCAAGGACGCGGCGGGACAGCAGGTGCTGAACGCTTTCGTGGCAAAGGCCGTGCACCAACTTACGCAGCCGCACAAGTTCGGTCTCGTCATGCGCCCCGAAGACGCGGAGACGTTTAGTAAGCTCTAGCGTTTTCCTTCTCCCCATGTACTTGTCCCACCCACTTTTGTAGATGGgatcgtgcgtgtgtgcgtttaCTGTGCAATTTCAGAGCGATCCGTGCGCGAACCTACCCGGCCGAAGTATTGTACAAGAGGGcgaggcacacacaagccACGTCCGTCTCTAGTGCTCCCTCtcgcgcccccgcccccaccctttttttttgggggggggtggcggcTACGgctcctccttttccttccttgCCTTTTCCTTCCTCAAGACGTCTTCTGAGCCACGGCGCGTTGCTGGGGCTGCCACTTGCCTATTGATTGCTTCTTCTTTGCACTCGCTTATGCTTACCTACAACGCAGTCCTTCCTCCCCGCCCGCCCACCCTCAACAGTGACGGCCAAACTTCGCGTCTCTCACTCGCTCTcccttttgttgttgttctgtCGTGATcgggagaaaaaaaaaggaaaggggatACTTGTGCCAGGTGCGTCAGGGTGTGTCGCGCCGCTCTTGGACTTAGTTGTATTGCTATGGCTTCTCCTatcgttcttttttttgttgttgttcgccGCAAAGATGTcggtgctgccgttgcaCTGTTGCTCGAATAGCGGCACTGAGAGCATCGCCTGATGCGCATCGTCTACAGCACCCCATTCCTTCACTCGTGTGCTCCTTCTTTGCTTCGTTTCCGTTgctgtcctcctcttctcgccGTTTGCTGCTGTGATGTTGCCATGCGTGTTGCTGAGAGGTTTTCGCACCGAaacaccacgcacacgcacacacatacacacgcgcacatgcgcctGCGGTGCGTGGTCAGAGCACGCAAGGTAACAAAAGAAGAATGGTTGAAAGCGAAACGCAACGAATACGCGAATATgtgccgcgtctgccgccaCCATGCGACAGAGGTCTGACACCGACTCGCTCGTTCTCAGCGCGCGGACGTTCCGAGAGGTGCCTTGTGTGCCATATTGCCCCTTATTGTGCTGATGCGTGCGGGTGCGACGGCGAAATGGGTTCCTTTAGCATCGCAGATCCTCCCTTCCGCAGTTGAAATGCGGCTTTTGCTCTTCCCTTCATGATCTCCGCTGATGGCTTCTCTGCTCATCTGTGCTCCGCCTCCGTTCTCCTCGTACCTGTGGTTTCACCGCCCGAAACAGCACTACAGACGTGCGTGTGATCTTGTTGCGTAGTCGCACGTACGTCAGCAGGGGGTTCTGTGCGCATCTTCGGCTCAACGGCAAAAGGAAAGAAGCAAGGCGCAGTTACACCTGTGCTACCTTTGATCTCTGCGCAGACGAGGCCTCTCCAACCACTTGTGGGTGTCTCCGGCGTTGTTCTGTGCTCGCACCCGCACGCACTCGGCGGACATCGATAGAAAAGCGTACGGGGCCCCAGTCAAAGGCCATCTACTCACCTTAGCGTATCCGACGGTACAAGATTGATAAAAGGCACAGATCGTGGTGCATACGCTTGCGCTTGGTTTGGGTAGCTGTACGTCTCCTGGAGGCAGACTGGCCGTCCTGGAACTCTTTCGCTCGAGAGAGGGTGGCCATTGCGATCCTCGGAGCCTCTTATTGGTtcatccccctcctccttccgcCTCCCCGACCCCACTCATCCCGCTAGCGCGTATTACACGTCGCACCCTCCGCACCCTGtgacccccctcccacaccaCTGTCGTCTCGGtaggcgcggcggcggaggggtgATGCTGGGCAATTGAGAGACTACGGAGGCTCTCGCTCATACTCGCATGCCGGCCCGTGTATCTGTTGCTTGCTTACGGTTTTTCCTGTTCGTTGTTGCTTCTTCGCTATGAGCAGCGTCTCGGCAGCGCCTCAGCTGTCCCCGAAGGTGATCCCGGGCTGCAGTAACACCCACAGCAACAGCGGACTTCCCACCATCCTCTCCGATCTCGGCACATTTGCGTACCAGTCAGCGTGCTACGGACCGCAGCAACTGCTCGCATGCAGTTCTGCCGTGACCAACGCAGGTGAGGTGATCTTTGTCTATGACATGAATAGCATGCTGCTTACACAGTCGCTCAGCGGACACAAGGCCGCTGTCACAgcgttgctgtggcgccgACCTCCGGCGTCTTACCTGCAAACAGGCCTCTTTCTGTGGAGTGGCGACGCGAGCGGCGCGCTGATGTACTGGGATGTAGTGGAGGGTGTAGCGCTGACATCGATCCAGACGCCTTGCCATGCCGCGGTGCAGTCGCTGACGCTTCTCACAGATGagcacctcctcgtcgtcacTCAGGAAGGCACAGGCTACGTGTTCAACTCACACCTCGTCGACAACGCCCCTCTGCCACCCGGCCGTCTCCTGCTAGAGGCGAAGCAGAGCACCCTGCTGGGCAACATCAGCAGACCATCGCTCGTCGCTTGTTCGCGCCTGAACGACCAGCACTGCTGCGCTGTTGTGCTCGGCGACCGTCTGCGTATCCTCACCGCAATCCCgctcgacagcggcgccgccgctcctgtCGCAAAGGATCTTATCTACGACAGCTGCGATGGTGCCCCCACGGTCATCGACGTCTTTTTCAGCgacgcgcaggaggaggtgctgtaCTTCGCCACGCGCAACACGGTGGGATGCTACGACTGGAAGCTGAGGCTGATGTTGAACGAATCGCTGCTGTGGTTGCCGGACGAGGTGGAGTTTCGTCGCATCTTTCGCTCGTGCtcgagtggcgcggcggcgcgcaccgccgaAAGTCGTAGCCAGGAGTCCACGGCGTCATCGTCAGgcgatgcggccgccgcgcaggtgcCGCTCATGTATTCGTTCGGCTCCGATCAGCGACTTGTCGCGTGGCACGTCACGCGGCACGACCGCTTCACTGCCGTTTCGACAGACGTGCGTGGGGTGCGCATCAATGCCAAGCTGTGCGTTAACGTGGTACAGTCGGAGCTCGACTCGTCGCTGTTTGCGGTGCTGTTCGAGGACGGCTCCATTGTGCACTGGCAGTACAGCCCCCTggctcggcggtggcggctgctggaCTGCTGGCTGGCGCCTGTGGTGCGCCCCGTGACGTTCTGCCCCGTCGGTGCCCATCACTGCTGCGTGGCTTTGGAGAGCGGTCATCTTGCTCTGATGGACATTACGCACAGCATGGCTGTTCGGCGGTTCAATTTGGTCTACTCTGGCGGAACGAAGAttgtgctgctgtgcgggTACAAGTGGAGCGACCTTGTCTGGATCGTGTCGGACCGCATTCAACAgtaccgccaccaccaccaagtCTCGCTGATTGACACCCGCACAGGGGAGGTGGTGCGAGTGCTGCGCAAACCGTCCTCGGCACCAGAGCAGACCCGGATGAAGGAGATCACGATGGACCCGACAACCACGTACGTCCTGCTGACGTTCTGGAACGGCACCTTTGAGGTTTGGACAGCGGCGGACAGCCGACTCGTGCACATCCACTCCGGTTTGGGCGTCGCAAACGTCTCGTGGGCGCCTCCGttgatgcggcgctgcttgaGTGGTGTACAAGgcacgccgcagctgctcgccgtGCTGTTCTCGGAGGGCACGCTGTCGCTGTGGTCCGCCTACAAGGACCGAGTGGTGGTGAGCCGCGACGCCATTCCCCTCTTCCACCCAAGCGCCGTGGAGGGGTCGGTGCGGTCTGCAGTGGTGGCGGATACCCTTGTCATGTGGGACGGTcacggcaacggcgtcgtgctgcgcgcgcaaggaacgcggctggcggtgcggcggctaCGCGATGCGCCTCCTA contains:
- a CDS encoding phosphomannomutase-like protein: MLSLDAKVEQWLAWDRDPATRQVIESLAAEKDTAELRRRLETRMKFSTAGLRSTMGAGSAHMNRLTVLQTAQGLAAYVKQQFAPAELSRGVVIGYDGRHHSREFGEITATVMHQQGIKTYLYRHCIPTPFVPYGVRFFNALAGVMVTASHNPKEYNGLKVYWSNGAQIVAPLDASIAASIEANLTPLESSWAPFTATDHVDPYDVVFEDYFATLRSSYAPASDASAVRFTFTAMHGVGTRFTTHGLRHVLGLPASHLSVVAEQAEPNPDFPTVRFPNPEEGQSALALSFATAETYGASVVLANDPDADRLAVAERLPNEEGWHILTGNEIGALLGWWAMERARRQGIALERCLLMSTVVSSCILKTMAAREGAQYSETLTGFKFMGNKALERKASEGLQTLFAYEEAIGFMWGERVMDKDGVTAAVVVADLACYLRKERRRSLVEHLQSLYQQYGYHFTHSSYMMIDDPSRTKVLLQSIRTAASGDYPSQVAGRPVTRVVDLAAQVDTAAPSRRPSLGKTPMITFHVGGGMSITIRGSGTEPKIKWYAELVTKDAAGQQVLNAFVAKAVHQLTQPHKFGLVMRPEDAETFSKL